In Helicobacter pylori Shi112, the genomic window TTCTATAACGATTTTCACTTTGGAGCTGTTCGCCCATTCGTTCAGCACGCTCGCTAACCCGCCCCTGGTCGCATCTCTTAAAGCATGGATTTTGAGATCGCTTAAAAATAGGGGTTTTAATAAGGGATAGAGCAGTTGGCAATCGCTTTCTAGATTAGTTTTAAGTTTGATTTCATGGCGCATCGCAAACAAGCTTGCCCCATGATTGGCGATAGTGTCGCTTATGATAATGGCTTGGTCTTGTTTTAAATGGCGTGAAGAAATCCCTGGCTTGATGGTTTTACCAATACATGTTGTGTTGATAAAAAGCTTATCCACGCTCCCCTTTGGCACGACTTTAGTGTCTAGGGAGAGGAGTTTCAGGTTGGCTTTAAGCAATTCTTTTTGTATGGATTGTAAAATTTGTTTTAAAAGAGGGATTTCTAAGCCTTCTTCTAAAATAAAACCCATATTCAAATACAAAGGTTCGCCCCCTTGCACGCTCACATCATTCGCGCTCCCGCAAACGCAAAGTTTGCCTATATCGCCTCCATTAAAAATTAAGGGCGTGATGACAAAACTATCCGTGCTCACGCAATATTCCCCACTAGCTTCAAATTTAGGGGCGTCTTCATCAAACGCAACGATAAATTCTTTTAAATAGGGCATAAAGACTCGCTCAATTAAAGCGTT contains:
- the hypE gene encoding hydrogenase expression/formation protein HypE, with the protein product MDSVTLACGNGGKETNALIERVFMPYLKEFIVAFDEDAPKFEASGEYCVSTDSFVITPLIFNGGDIGKLCVCGSANDVSVQGGEPLYLNMGFILEEGLEIPLLKQILQSIQKELLKANLKLLSLDTKVVPKGSVDKLFINTTCIGKTIKPGISSRHLKQDQAIIISDTIANHGASLFAMRHEIKLKTNLESDCQLLYPLLKPLFLSDLKIHALRDATRGGLASVLNEWANSSKVKIVIEEEKIPLKEETKGICEILGLEPYALANEGVFVLAINQKDAPKALEILKSNEKAKNACVIGGVFENPYPSVVLKNAWGFERILEMPEGELLPRIC